The following are from one region of the Corylus avellana chromosome ca1, CavTom2PMs-1.0 genome:
- the LOC132167526 gene encoding uncharacterized protein At3g49140 yields MAIAAASSFPLEGVCCSTSYGITNSCVVPSFDGRRVPDPAGIRCKNPFFGSTPSHWLSAGHGLCLSKVSVAADYPDSVSDSSSYMSNQAYHPLEEVKVSRRIRDTKLTFAEIARTTVEANSCALLVFPGTVHCEPHEQISWAEFQYVIDDYGDIFFELCDDANILEDRGASNPVNVLIGMDIPIYENRRKAGEYNISSDETLFGDDYFEVLDSELSDISVGWEMPDSSTLLHPIYFAKCLTKAANMEHSKMMDYPSNGVSIMGCLRPAFADEESYIRTLFHCVDSDGYNSEWKDGEILSLNSESDQGNIGSTLYRLEVMRIELFSVYGVQSEINLQDFQDAEPDVLAHSTPAIVERFGEKGISCNVALKALCKKKGLDVEGAHLIGVDSLGMDVRVFSGAEVQTHRFPFKVRATSEVAAEKQIQQLMFPRSRRKKLRSHGVAVRDVDSF; encoded by the exons ATGCAAGAATCCATTTTTTGGATCAACACCTTCCCATTGGCTGTCGGCGGGACATGGTCTTTGCCTTTCAAAAGTTTCAGTTGCTGCAGACTACCCAGATTCTGTGTCTGATTCTTCTAGTTACATGAGTAACCAAGCTTATCATCCTCTTGAAGAAGTGAAAGTTTCCAGAAGAATCCGGGACACCAAACTTACTTTTGCTGAAATAGCAAGGACCACAGTCGAG GCTAACAGCTGTGCTTTGCTGGTATTTCCTGGGACGGTACATTGTGAACCACATGAACAAATTTCATGGGCCGAATTTCAATATGTTATCGATGACTATGGAG atatattttttgaactttGTGATGATGCCAACATCTTAGAAGACCGTGGAGCAAGTAACCCTGTG AATGTGCTGATCGGAATGGACATCCCAATATATGAGAACAGAAGGAAAGCTGGTGAATACAACATTTCTAGCGATGAAACCCTTTTTGGAGATGATTATTTTGAG GTTTTGGATTCTGAACTGTCTGATATTTCAGTGGGCTGGGAAATGCCAGATTCTTCTACCTTGCTTCACCCTATTTATTTTGCTAAATGCTTGACAAAG GCTGCTAATATGGAACACAGTAAAATGATGGATTATCCATCAAACGGTGTTTCTATTATGGGCTGCCTCAGACCTGCTTTTGCCGATGAAGAATCATATATAAGAACGCTGTTTCACTGTGTTGATAGTGATGGATATAACTCAGAGTGGAAAG ATGGAGAAATCTTGAGCTTGAATTCCGAAAGTGATCAAGGCAACATTGGGTCAACTCTGTACAGGTTGGAGGTTATGAGAATAGAGCTATTCTCTGTGTATGGTGTCCAG TCTGAAATTAACTTGCAAGATTTTCAAGATGCTGAGCCTGATGTTCTTGCACATTCTACCCCAGCAATTGTAGAGCGGTTTGGTGAGAAGGGTATTAGTTGCAATGTTGCTCTCAAGGCTCTCTGCAAAAAGAAGGGCCTTGATGTTGAG GGAGCTCATTTGATTGGGGTCGACAGTTTGGGCATGGATGTTAGAGTTTTCTCTGGGGCGGAAGTACAAACACATCGTTTTCCTTTCAAAGTCCGG GCAACGTCTGAAGTTGCAGCTGAAAAGCAGATTCAGCAACTCATGTTCCCACGGTCTCGCCGCAAAAAATTAAGATCTCATGGGGTTGCGGTTCGGGATGTGGATTCATTTTAA